A part of Schistosoma mansoni strain Puerto Rico chromosome W, complete genome genomic DNA contains:
- a CDS encoding putative tbp-1 interacting protein, with translation MSNFACKGDVLTFFEKENRPFSVIDVCNALKNYGKTGISRALDDLVEEGSIKEKAYGKQKVYVYDQNKLPSFDENKIKKMEVQNANLSVELTEEQKKLKSVNEELKRVTSSLTKEEAEKELTQVKEKLKEIETEVKALKAKGPGITKADLKSVSENHTKMINEWKKRKRIAMNIVDAVAESYPSSKKQLMSDIGIETDEDRGITIPT, from the exons ATGTCTAATTTTGCTTGCAAAg GTGATGTTCTCACATTTTTTGAGAAAGAGAATAGACCTTTTAGCGTTATTGATGTGTGTAATGCTTTAAAGAATTATGGAAAAACG GGTATTTCTAGAGCTCTGGATGATCTTGTTGAAGAAGGTTCAATTAAAGAGAAAGCTTATGGAAAGCAAAAGGTTTATGTTTATGACCAG AATAAGCTCCCCTCATTCGATGAAAATAAGATTAAAAAGATGGAGGTTCAAAATGCAAATTTATCGGTTGAATTAACAGAAGAACAAAAGAAACTGAAAAGTGTCAATGAGG AACTTAAAAGGGTTACCTCTAGTCTTACAAAGGAAGAAGCAGAAAAAGAGCTTACTCAAGTAAAGGAAAAG CTAAAGGAAATCGAAACGGAAGTGAAAGCACTCAAAGCTAAAGGACCAGGGATTACTAAAGCTGACTTGAAATCG GTCTCTGAAAATCATACGAAAATGATCAACGAATGGAAGAAGCGTAAACGTATC GCAATGAATATTGTTGATGCCGTGGCTGAAAGTTATCCTTCCAGCAAGAAACAGTTAATG TCTGATATAGGCATAGAAACAGATGAAGACCGTGGGATTACAATACCGACGTAA